A window from Culex pipiens pallens isolate TS chromosome 3, TS_CPP_V2, whole genome shotgun sequence encodes these proteins:
- the LOC120419354 gene encoding HEAT repeat-containing protein 5B isoform X4: MELSHSLTLNEDALKQIPEQKRPVFIFEWLRFLDKVLVAAQKSDIKGCQKKLVEQLTAHIQGSPGPPTRKLIARCLATLFSVGDTFLLFETVNKCNDILKNKDDSPSYLATRLAAICVVGCMYEKLGRMMGRSYEETVQILIKSLKNAESQVRIEIMLTLEKVCAGMGTAISNVHKDIYKAVRYCLTDRVMAVRVAASNCLLEMTKHAPFLYTTELESLASLCFRAFDSCNYEVRCAVAKLLGTLIACTQNGSLKNFTNMTSSASSAKSLRPISLDDALGVLMSGFLRGGVSFLKGTGEIIKGSSGVNREVRVGVTHAYVVFVQTMGGLWFERNLQAFLGHVLDLVANPKAASSHVDAVYSRKCINFILRSVIGKMLGEKAQTSACKELIHIIAKQMNSIDFNPENAKDSNQETLFSQHLLVCALQELGSLVLLLGTTAQILLTDQSLNFIDATCAVLVHPCMAARLAAAWCLRCVCVAVPSQITPLIDRFIEAIEKMRTSPDAISGYSGALAAVLGGVRYSPLGIPHTRGKVIFNTAEELLRTASQNSRLSLNRTQAGWLLIGAIMTLGVPVVKGLLPRMLLLWRNAFPRSTKELESEKARGDAFTWQVTLEGRAGALSVMYSFLLHCPELVTDDITRRLLTPIESALAMLINITSVLKSYGQHLKAPTAMVRLRLYETLSLLPANALESSYTHLLRMLVSEFTLTENPANTTTSLLRQMCHADDSIILGTWLQETDHRTIEDQLQPNSAAGSGALEHDPCSLYRAVAGANGDQCPGPLPLGVAVIDMSVTLFGLIFPKVANKHRQQMLGHFGECIKHAKSSRQEAVQMNIFTALLSGLKSLTESKAVIGQDDVRKTATELIINALICANPILRCAAGEALGRIAQVVGDSRITAELAQTSFDRLKSARDVVTRTGHSLALGCLHRYVGGMGSSQHLNTSVSILLALAQDGSSPVVQVWSLYALALIADSGGPMFRGYVEPTLSLALKLLLSVPQSHVDVHQCIGRVLSALITTIGPELQGNGTTISTARSSFLCAAAIMQSHSDPLVQAEATGCLQQLHLFAPRHVILSTLVPNLCQNLSSNYLMLRKAAISCLRQLTTREAKEVCEHALTLVSDDDKFALSDYGLPGVLFGMLDTESDVVMIKNIHDTITSMLQILAADNLSQWLSMCKNVLTVASEAALNAGPAEAITVKEEPEDAEDNEADDDNIEFHPEDNQSTHPAVQPRWPTRVFAAECVRKIISTCENASAAHFDLLVAKEMQITKSRGDYLVLHLSDLIRMAFMAATSDSDQLRLEGLKTLQEIIDKFARVPEPEFPGHLLLEQFQAQVGAALRPAFSADTPSHVTAAACEVCSAWIGSGVARDLNDLRRVHQLLVSNLSKLNDKTSSTQLYNESMATLEKLSILKAWGQVYIMAMMGNGTAPASLMLKTLSSSSTNMAPIANELDEEFGDFESRGESLLSLVQPELDNLSTHWLAALKDYALLSLPTEYASQLPHDGGSFYTNDTMNLAKPHYLTSWPPILYAAALWLNAEGFARSEHEASAATEEDKANANDVESIKAIDKMNQNDEISHGSLSADRFHLMFGICMEALCSTRTNEKLDSVIACLQSLYTMFDSKWSRLMLTKNKSLPVELCNVLHRLILTRDSIEVQYLCILILKQTITAANESLEAEKQDKLAEEGATNKTDNGNDENPDIDNLGEGGEEGEILPGKSHVYAAMEVVLCLLARQIPAMNPSQSARVANEQLQRQARNGLFKLSEDNSLLVAIAIQSMSDLTKLCSPTGAVSILPTMLYLTTGVIKEVATKSANDETIIANSSVIQAALQLLKLLATDRYSKHEASCDEWRKLLQSALGKIIDLTKTGSDETKLDEVTMMLAIAVFLLHTPSALVSVPNLQYPCINHFRQGFLNGSPMVRLKCVQTMRSIFVNADLKVSTPYIHALAPRLIETLFDEANRCPQNDVELACILEGITTLEALITLAEPQNRIQMLTLLVPILINYLLEPDQFRARPKQCVQLHEQSLQWLMKIGPKYPHEFKTFMAQSPELRARLESAIKRNQASSQMQAKNKSEAAARASVKEQQKPTIQLKTDFSNFGTTT; this comes from the exons ATGGAACTCTCGCACAGTCTGACCCTGAACGAGGATGCCCTCAAGCAGATCCCGGAGCAGAAGCGGCCGGTGTTTATCTTCGAGTGGCTGCGCTTCCTGGACAAGGTGCTGGTAGCGGCGCAAAAGTCCGACATCAAGGGCTGCCAGAAGAAGCTGGTCGAACAGCTGACCGCGCACATCCAGGGTTCGCCGGGACCGCCAACGAGAAAGCTGATCGCACGATGTCTGGCGACGCTCTTTTCCGTTGGAGATACGTTCCTGCTGTTTGAGACCGTCAACAAGTGCAATGACATCCTTAAGAACAAGGACGATTCGCCGAGTTATCTGGCGACCCGGCTGGCGGCCATCTGCGTCGTCGGCTGCATGTACGAGAAGCTCGGCCGGATGATGGGTCGTTCGTACGAGGAAACCGTACAGATCTTGATCAAATCGTTGAAGAATGCCGAGTCCCAGGTGCGGATCGAGATCATGCTGACGCTGGAGAAGGTCTGCGCCGGAATGGGAACGGCGATCTCGAACGTGCACAAGGACATCTACAAGGCCGTGCGTTACTGTTTGACCGATCGCGTTATGGCTGTACGCGTAGCGGCCTCAAACTGTCTGCTCGAGATGACCAAGCATGCTCCGTTCCTGTACACAACCGAGCTGGAGAGTTTGGCTTCGCTCTGCTTCCGTGCGTTCGATAGCTGCAACTACGAGGTTCGCTGCGCCGTCGCAAAACTGCTCGGGACGTTGATCGCGTGCACGCAGAACGGAAGTCTGAAGAACTTCACCAACATGACATCGTCGGCTTCCAGTGCCAAATCGCTGCGTCCAATTTCGCTGGATGATGCGCTGGGCGTGCTCATGTCCGGCTTCCTACGGGGTGGTGTCTCGTTCCTCAAAGGAACCGGAGAAATCATCAAAGGCAGTTCGGGCGTCAATCGGGAGGTCCGCGTCGGAGTCACGCACGCGTACGTCGTATTCGTCCAAACGATGGGCGGTTTGTGGTTCGAGCGCAACTTGCAAGCCTTCCTGGGGCACGTGCTTGACCTGGTCGCAAATCCCAAAGCCGCCTCGTCCCACGTTGACGCCGTGTACTCCCGGAAGTGTATCAACTTCATCCTACGCTCGGTCATCGGGAAAATGCTCGGCGAGAAGGCGCAAACTTCCGCGTGCAAGGAACTGATCCACATCATAGCCAAACAGATGAACTCGATCGATTTTAACCCCGAGAATGCCAAGGACTCCAACCAGGAAACGCTCTTCAGCCAACATCTGCTCGTTTGTGCGCTGCAAGAACTCGGCAGTTTAGTGCTTCTACTTGGAACTACCGCACAAATCCTCCTTACCGATCAATCGCTCAACTTTATCGACGCGACCTGCGCCGTTCTGGTCCATCCGTGCATGGCAGCTCGCCTGGCCGCGGCCTGGTGCCTCCGCTGCGTTTGCGTCGCCGTGCCCAGCCAGATAACTCCGCTGATTGATCGCTTCATCGAGGCCATCGAAAAGATGCGAACTTCTCCAGATGCCATCTCCGGATACAGCGGTGCCCTGGCGGCCGTCCTGGGTGGTGTCCGTTACTCTCCGCTCGGAATTCCCCACACCCGGGGCAAGGTTATCTTCAACACGGCCGAAGAACTGCTGCGAACCGCGAGTCAAAACAGCCGACTGTCGCTGAACCGAACCCAAGCCGGTTGGCTGCTCATTGGAGCCATTATGACCCTCGGAGTTCCCGTGGTCAAGGGGCTACTGCCGCGAATGCTACTCCTCTGGCGAAACGCCTTCCCCCGTTCAACCAAGGAACTTGAATCGGAAAAGGCACGCGGTGACGCCTTCACCTGGCAGGTGACCCTCGAGGGCAGAGCCGGCGCACTGTCCGTCATGTACAGCTTCCTGCTGCACTGTCCCGAACTCGTCACGGACGACATCACGCGCCGCCTGCTAACTCCGATCGAAAGCGCGCTGGCGATGCTGATCAA CATTACATCCGTGCTCAAAAGCTACGGCCAGCACCTGAAAGCGCCGACGGCCATGGTGCGCCTCCGGCTGTACGAAACCCTCTCGCTGCTCCCGGCGAACGCCCTCGAGTCGTCCTACACGCACCTCCTCCGCATGCTGGTGTCGGAGTTTACGCTGACGGAGAATCCGGCCAACACCACGACGTCGCTGCTGCGCCAGATGTGCCACGCCGACGACTCCATCATTCTCGGCACCTGGCTCCAGGAAACCGACCACCGTACCATCGAGGACCAG CTACAACCGAACAGTGCGGCGGGATCCGGAGCGCTGGAGCATGACCCGTGCAGTCTGTACCGTGCGGTGGCCGGTGCCAACGGGGACCAGTGTCCGGGCCCGTTGCCGCTGGGCGTTGCCGTCATCGACATGTCCGTGACGCTGTTCGGGTTGATCTTCCCGAAGGTCGCGAACAAGCACCGCCAGCAGATGTTGGGCCACTTTGGCGAGTGCATCAAGCACGCGAAGAGTTCGCGCCAGGAGGCTGTCCAGATGAACATCTTTACGGCGCTGCTGAGCGGGCTGAAGAGTCTGACCGAGTCCAAGGCGGTTATTGGGCAGGACGATGTGCGGAAGACCGCCACGGAGTTGATTATAAATGCGCTCATTTGTGCGAATCCGATCCTGCGGTGTGCCGCTGGTGAAGCGCTGGGGAGGATCGCCCAGGTCGTGGGAGATTCGCGCATAACGGCAGAGCTGGCACAAACGAGTTTCGATCGGTTAAAGTCGGCGCGGGATGTCGTGACGAGGACGGGACACTCACTGGCGTTGGGCTGTTTGCATCGTTACGTCGGAGGGATGGGATCGTCGCAGCACTTGAACACGAGCGTGTCGATTTTGCTGGCTTTGGCCCAGGACGGAAGCTCGCCGGTGGTGCAGGTTTGGTCGCTGTACGCGCTGGCACTGATTGCCGACTCCGGTGGCCCGATGTTCCGAGGATACGTGGAACCTACGCTGTCGCTGGCGCTGAAGTTGCTTCTGTCTGTGCCACAATCGCACGTGGACGTGCACCAGTGTATTGGCCGCGTTCTGAGCGCACTCATCACCACCATTGGACCGGAATTGCAAGGCAACGGAACTACGATTAGCACAGCTCGGTCTTCGTTCCTGTGCGCCGCCGCGATTATGCAAAGCCACTCGGATCCGTTGGTGCAGGCCGAAGCCACGGGATGTCTGCAGCAGCTGCATCTTTTCGCACCTCGCCACGTAATTTTGTCAACTTTGGTTCCTAATCTGTGTCAGAATCTGAGCAGTAACTATTTGATGCTCCGCAAGGCGGCCATCTCGTGTCTCCGTCAATTAACAACCCGTGAAGCGAAGGAAGTGTGCGAACACGCGTTGACCCTGGTCAGCGACGACGACAAATTCGCCCTCTCGGATTACGGTCTACCGGGAGTGCTGTTTGGAATGCTGGACACCGAGAGTGACGTCGTCATGATCAAAAACATCCACGACACCATCACGTCGATGCTTCAGATTCTGGCCGCCGACAACCTATCCCAGTGGTTGAGCATGTGCAAGAACGTCCTTACGGTGGCATCGGAAGCCGCATTGAATGCAGGTCCAGCCGAGGCCATCACGGTCAAGGAAGAGCCAGAAGACGCGGAAGACAACGAAGCCGACGACGACAACATCGAGTTCCATCCGGAGGATAACCAATCAACCCATCCGGCCGTTCAGCCACGTTGGCCAACGCGCGTGTTTGCTGCCGAGTGCGTCCGCAAGATTATCTCCACCTGTGAAAACGCAAGTGCGGCCCACTTTGACCTGTTGGTCGCGAAGGAAATGCAGATCACGAAATCTCGCGGCGACTACCTGGTGTTGCATCTGTCCGATCTCATCCGGATGGCCTTTATGGCCGCGACCAGCGATTCCGATCAGCTGCGGCTGGAGGGACTCAAGACACTGCAGGAGATTATCGACAAGTTTGCTCGCGTGCCGGAGCCGGAGTTCCCAGGCCACCTGCTGTTGGAGCAATTCCAGGCCCAAGTTGGAGCTGCGTTGAGACCGGCCTTTTCCGCAGATACACCATCCCACGTTACGGCGGCCGCTTGTGAAGTGTGCTCCGCTTGGATCGGATCCGGTGTTGCGCGAGATCTCAACGATTTGCGACGGGTTCACCAGCTGCTGGTGTCGAACTTGAGCAAACTGAACGACAAAACTTCCAGCACTCAGCTGTACAACGAAAGCATGGCCACGCTGGAGAAGCTTAGCATTCTGAAGGCCTGGGGACAAGTGTACATCATGGCCATGATGGGCAACGGAACGGCACCGGCTAGTCTGATGCTGAAAACGCTCTCTTCCTCGTCGACCAACATGGCACCGATTGCAAACGAGCTTGACGAAGAATTTGGCGATTTCGAGAGTCGCGGAGAAAGTCTGCTATCGCTGGTACAACCCGAGCTGGACAACCTTTCAACGCACTGGCTGGCCGCCCTCAAGGACTACGCCCTGCTCTCGCTACCCACGGAATACGCTAGTCAGCTGCCGCACGACGGCGGATCGTTCTACACAAACGACACCATGAATTTGGCCAAACCGCACTACTTGACGTCCTGGCCACCGATCCTGTACGCGGCCGCCCTTTGGCTCAACGCCGAAGGCTTTGCACGGAGCGAGCATGAAGCCTCTGCGGCCACGGAAGAAGACAAGGCGAACGCAAACGACGTTGAAAGCATCAAAGCCATAGACAAGATGAACCAGAATGATGAAATCTCCCACGGCAGTTTGAGCGCCGACCGGTTCCACCTGATGTTCGGCATTTGCATGGAAGCCCTCTGCAGCACAAGAACAAACGAAAAGCTGGACAGTGTGATTGCCTGCCTGCAGTCGCTGTACACAATGTTTGACTCCAAGTGGTCGCGACTGATGCTGACCAAGAACAAGTCGCTTCCCGTTGAGCTGTGTAACGTGCTTCACCGGCTCATTTTGACCCGGGACAGCATCGAGGTGCAGTACCTTTGCATTTTGATCCTCAAACAAACCATCACCGCGGCGAACGAATCTCTGGAAGCGGAAAAGCAGGACAAACTAGCTGAAGAAGGGGCGACCAACAAGACGGACAACGGCAACGATGAAAATCCGGACATTGATAACCTCGGCGAGGGTGGTGAGGAGGGGGAGATCCTGCCAGGGAAGTCACACGTCTACGCGGCGATGGAGGTTGTGTTGTGCCTGCTGGCGCGCCAAATTCCAGCGATGAATCCATCGCAAAGTGCGCGGGTCGCCAACGAACAGCTGCAACGACAGGCGAGAAACGGGCTCTTCAAACTGTCCGAGGACAACAGCCTGCTGGTGGCAATCGCCATCCAGAGTATGTCGGATCTCACGAAACTGTGCTCGCCCACAG GAGCCGTTTCAATCCTACCGACAATGCTGTACCTCACGACCGGTGTCATCAAGGAGGTGGCCACCAAATCCGCCAACGACGAAACGATCATCGCCAACTCCAGCGTCATTCAGGCCGCGTTGCAGCTGCTGAAGCTGCTGGCCACGGATCGCTACAGCAAACACGAAGCGTCCTGTGACGAGTGGCGCAAGCTGCTGCAAAGTGCCCTCGGCAAAATAATCGATCTCACCAAGACGGGTTCGGACGAGACCAAGCTGGACGAGGTGACCATGATGCTGGCGATTGCCGTGTTCCTCCTGCACACGCCGTCGGCGCTGGTGTCGGTGCCGAATCTGCAGTATCCGTGCATCAACCACTTCCGGCAGGGCTTCCTGAACGGGTCGCCGATGGTGCGGCTCAAGTGCGTCCAAACGATGCGGTCGATCTTTGTGAACGCGGACCTGAAGGTGTCCACGCCGTACATTCACGCGCTGGCACCGCGGCTCATCGAGACGCTGTTTGACGAGGCGAACCGTTGCCCGCAGAACGACGTCGAGCTGGCTTGCATTTTGGAGGGCATTACTACGCTGGAGGCGCTGATTACGTTGGCCGAGCCACAGAATC GCATCCAAATGCTCACCCTGCTCGTTCCGATTCTCATCAACTACCTGCTCGAGCCGGACCAGTTCCGGGCCCGGCCGAAGCAGTGCGTCCAGCTGCACGAGCAGTCGCTCCAGTGGCTGATGAAGATCGGTCCCAAGTACCCGCACGAGTTTAAAACCTTCATGGCCCAATCGCCAGAGCTGCGCGCCCGGCTGGAGTCGGCCATCAAGCGCAACCAGGCGAGCAGCCAGATGCAGGCGAAGAACAAGAGCGAAGCGGCGGCCCGCGCCAGCGTCAAGGAGCAGCAGAAGCCCACGATACAGCTCAAGACGGACTTTAGCAACTTTGGCACGACGACCTAA